From Methanocella paludicola SANAE, a single genomic window includes:
- a CDS encoding alpha/beta fold hydrolase encodes MFCEVDGVSVYYEVCGEGFPVLMLHGYGIDHNVMAGCMEPVFKCRPGYRRIYIDMPGMGKSKAPEWLGNSDQVLDIVIKFSEKVIKGSFLVAGESYGGYIARGMVNRIPGRIDGVLLICPVMVGDRSKRQLPPRTVFVRDEKLLASIDPEDRKFFERMLLLQDRRRWERFQQDILPGRLNEDRAFLERLKKQGYECSFDVDRLPQPFDKPSLILAGRQDASVGYKDAMKLAGIYTRSTFAVLDRAGHGLEVEQEGLFNCLAAEWLDRVEEYLRNQ; translated from the coding sequence ATGTTTTGCGAGGTCGACGGCGTCAGCGTCTATTATGAGGTATGCGGAGAGGGCTTTCCCGTATTAATGCTCCACGGCTACGGGATCGACCACAACGTCATGGCCGGCTGCATGGAGCCTGTCTTCAAATGCCGCCCCGGATACCGGCGCATCTACATCGACATGCCGGGCATGGGGAAGTCGAAGGCCCCTGAATGGCTGGGAAACTCCGACCAGGTGCTCGACATCGTCATCAAGTTCAGCGAGAAAGTCATAAAGGGCAGTTTTTTAGTTGCGGGCGAGTCCTACGGGGGATACATCGCCCGGGGCATGGTGAACAGGATACCCGGCCGGATCGACGGCGTTCTGCTGATCTGTCCCGTCATGGTGGGCGACCGCTCGAAGCGACAGCTCCCCCCCAGGACCGTGTTCGTCAGGGACGAAAAGCTGCTGGCCTCCATCGACCCGGAGGACCGTAAGTTCTTCGAGCGCATGCTTCTCCTCCAAGACCGTCGCCGCTGGGAGCGGTTCCAGCAGGACATACTCCCGGGTCGCCTTAATGAGGACAGGGCCTTCCTGGAGCGCCTGAAAAAGCAAGGTTACGAGTGCTCGTTCGACGTCGACCGGCTTCCGCAGCCCTTCGATAAGCCATCGCTCATCCTCGCCGGGCGCCAGGACGCGTCCGTGGGCTATAAGGATGCCATGAAGCTCGCCGGCATATACACGAGGAGCACGTTCGCCGTCCTTGACCGGGCCGGGCATGGACTTGAAGTCGAGCAGGAAGGGCTGTTCAACTGTCTTGCGGCTGAATGGCTTGACCGTGTTGAGGAATATTTACGAAACCAGTAA
- a CDS encoding zinc ribbon domain-containing protein → MAELLAKVDMVAHSIELYEDELRVQLQLAPKFKIPLKDIVDLEFRRAWFFLAGKLTIIFKENDTLQKMYMPFNFLMGDAIEALVSTMIDRMARVYHNKDAIEFLEMAEHDDGMVQCPYCSSVIKQGVIVCPGCGMPKLD, encoded by the coding sequence ATGGCGGAACTTCTGGCAAAAGTGGATATGGTAGCACATTCTATCGAACTTTACGAGGACGAGTTGAGGGTACAGCTACAGCTGGCGCCGAAGTTCAAGATACCGCTCAAGGACATCGTCGACCTGGAGTTCCGCAGGGCCTGGTTTTTCCTGGCCGGAAAGCTGACCATCATCTTCAAGGAGAACGATACCCTGCAAAAAATGTACATGCCCTTCAACTTCCTGATGGGCGATGCCATCGAGGCCCTGGTGTCCACCATGATCGACCGGATGGCGCGCGTCTACCATAATAAGGACGCGATCGAGTTCCTGGAGATGGCGGAACATGATGATGGGATGGTACAGTGCCCCTACTGCTCGTCGGTCATCAAGCAGGGCGTGATCGTGTGCCCCGGCTGCGGCATGCCGAAGCTGGATTAG
- a CDS encoding carboxypeptidase-like regulatory domain-containing protein — MRNFTAFLLVSIMALSLSGCITGTSPSATPVPTATPTLTPVPSISISGVVLDADGAPVPDARVALWQGDKLVDTPGSIQYADSAGRFNFTGLPPAHYQITGDIQGKQGMVDRRFNDSASIEVVIPGYTVVTVTVVPGQSTTPARMPHFEVTRLDPETVQVRLTSFGGVTTLRGFYVKSPYLTTPELVPIDQSLGESWSATISDPNLRGSAHFVAYSWVNGKYTVVVDTTV, encoded by the coding sequence GTGCGTAATTTCACGGCATTTTTACTTGTCTCTATCATGGCGCTGTCGCTGAGCGGCTGTATTACCGGTACATCGCCTTCGGCGACTCCTGTCCCCACTGCGACGCCCACTCTGACGCCTGTTCCATCCATATCCATTAGCGGCGTCGTGCTCGATGCTGACGGGGCTCCAGTGCCCGATGCGCGCGTGGCGCTATGGCAGGGCGATAAGCTCGTGGACACGCCCGGGAGCATTCAATACGCCGACTCCGCCGGCCGGTTCAACTTTACGGGCCTGCCGCCTGCTCACTACCAGATCACCGGCGATATCCAGGGCAAACAGGGCATGGTAGACCGGCGCTTTAACGATTCTGCGTCCATCGAAGTCGTCATCCCGGGCTATACCGTCGTCACCGTGACCGTTGTGCCGGGCCAGAGCACGACGCCCGCGCGCATGCCTCACTTCGAGGTCACCCGCCTGGACCCTGAGACCGTGCAGGTAAGGCTGACCAGCTTCGGCGGCGTCACGACCCTGCGGGGCTTCTACGTGAAGAGCCCCTACCTTACGACCCCCGAGCTCGTCCCCATCGACCAGTCACTCGGAGAAAGCTGGTCCGCCACCATCAGCGACCCTAACCTGAGAGGTTCCGCACACTTCGTGGCATATTCGTGGGTGAACGGTAAGTATACGGTCGTCGTGGATACGACCGTTTAA
- a CDS encoding zinc ribbon domain-containing protein has product MSELLFKVENMAQYIELYDDEVHVQMPLAIMQVIKIKDITDIEFRRANFVMSGKVVIKYRDNGVNETAYYPFNFMFNEGMVGLMGKLNELLEQLKGKKEDVLIKEVIKIRCLGCGALMDEHSQVCPVCGRPQV; this is encoded by the coding sequence ATGTCCGAACTATTGTTTAAAGTCGAAAACATGGCTCAGTATATCGAGCTCTACGACGATGAGGTGCACGTCCAGATGCCGCTCGCGATCATGCAGGTCATTAAGATCAAAGACATAACCGATATCGAGTTCAGGCGGGCCAACTTTGTCATGTCTGGCAAGGTGGTCATCAAGTACCGCGATAACGGCGTGAACGAGACCGCCTACTATCCCTTTAATTTCATGTTCAACGAAGGCATGGTCGGCCTCATGGGGAAGCTGAACGAGCTGCTCGAGCAGCTCAAGGGGAAGAAAGAGGACGTCTTGATAAAGGAGGTCATCAAGATCCGGTGCCTTGGATGCGGAGCCCTTATGGACGAGCACTCGCAAGTATGCCCGGTCTGCGGCCGGCCCCAGGTCTAA
- a CDS encoding ferritin-like domain-containing protein yields the protein MDNGEIIRLLNEAFVHEIDNSLTYVRNSFIMKECDPSRVTEAIAVDEMRHMWWLADLITKRGGEPTMEHRTLDFGGKDLKGQLERQIVLETEAIDIYKHIIEVVDDPEVVGVAKHILDEERRHRKEFKERLARI from the coding sequence ATGGATAATGGAGAGATCATACGCTTACTCAACGAGGCGTTCGTACACGAGATCGATAACTCGCTGACCTACGTCCGTAATTCGTTCATCATGAAGGAGTGCGACCCCAGCCGCGTCACCGAGGCGATAGCAGTGGACGAGATGCGCCACATGTGGTGGCTGGCCGACCTCATCACGAAGCGGGGAGGCGAGCCTACTATGGAGCACCGCACGCTCGACTTCGGCGGGAAGGACCTGAAGGGCCAGCTCGAGAGGCAGATCGTGCTCGAGACCGAGGCCATCGACATTTATAAGCATATCATCGAAGTGGTAGACGACCCGGAAGTCGTCGGCGTGGCGAAGCACATCCTGGACGAGGAGCGCCGTCACAGGAAAGAGTTCAAGGAAAGGCTGGCCCGTATATAG
- a CDS encoding HdeD family acid-resistance protein, with product MNFGLASFNDYWWAVLLRGIVTLLFGLAIFAWPGVTLALFIMLFAAFAIVDGVIIAVHSLFAIGRDSRWWIKLLQGVAGIGAGVATFIWPGLTALVLLYIIAFYNIFEGILQAVYGITFRKEARGSLMLVASGVISVIFGMLLLLFPMTGALALIKVIGIFDIVLGLLLLLLAVDMLAAKSAARAAA from the coding sequence ATGAATTTTGGGTTAGCCTCTTTCAACGATTACTGGTGGGCCGTTCTGCTCCGGGGCATCGTGACCCTGCTGTTCGGGCTGGCGATCTTTGCCTGGCCGGGCGTTACGCTGGCGCTTTTTATCATGCTGTTCGCCGCCTTCGCCATCGTCGACGGCGTCATAATTGCTGTACACTCGCTTTTTGCCATCGGCAGGGATAGCCGCTGGTGGATCAAGCTGCTCCAGGGGGTCGCCGGCATCGGCGCGGGCGTTGCGACATTCATCTGGCCAGGCCTTACGGCGCTTGTCCTCTTGTATATCATCGCTTTCTATAACATCTTCGAGGGCATCCTGCAGGCCGTCTACGGCATCACCTTCAGAAAGGAGGCCCGGGGCAGCCTGATGCTCGTCGCTTCCGGGGTCATCTCCGTGATCTTCGGCATGCTGCTCCTGCTGTTCCCGATGACGGGAGCGCTGGCGCTGATCAAGGTCATAGGCATATTCGACATTGTCCTGGGCCTGCTTCTCCTGCTGCTGGCGGTCGACATGCTCGCCGCGAAGAGCGCTGCGCGTGCGGCCGCGTAG
- a CDS encoding DUF1059 domain-containing protein, with amino-acid sequence MVELSCPVTGCTYVVNGMNKEDVLAQVERHRKLAHGRKEMTEDVSPEFRRRSVK; translated from the coding sequence ATGGTAGAATTATCATGCCCCGTCACAGGCTGCACATACGTCGTGAACGGGATGAACAAGGAGGACGTGCTGGCGCAAGTGGAGAGGCACCGCAAGCTGGCCCACGGCAGGAAAGAGATGACGGAGGATGTCAGCCCCGAGTTCAGGAGGCGCAGCGTAAAATGA
- a CDS encoding aldo/keto reductase, whose protein sequence is MLYRTMKKANKDLSILGFGCMRLPVLENGHVNEPEAIRMIRHAIDRGVNYVDTAWPYHNGESEPIVGRALKDGYREKVSLATKLPTWLVEKREDMDKFLDEQLKKLQTDHIDFYLVHSLMGESWKNMESLGVKDFLDDALADGRIKYAGFSFHDKYPAFKKIVDAYDWTFCQIQYNYMDEHYQAGRSGLRYAAKKGMGVVVMEPLRGGLLAKQVPAAMDIWAKAVEKRTPAEWGLRWVWDHPEVSVVLSGMSSMEQVEENLAAAEKGLPWSMTKKDLALVAKVRSMFRSRMAVPCTGCGYCRPCPNGVDIPECFERLNIACMYEDIEHAKTSYKFIGEGKASKCEECGLCEERCPQGIPIPEKLKEVKALFES, encoded by the coding sequence ATGCTCTACAGGACAATGAAAAAGGCCAACAAGGACCTTTCCATATTAGGATTCGGCTGCATGCGGCTCCCCGTACTCGAGAACGGCCACGTCAACGAGCCCGAAGCCATCCGGATGATCCGCCACGCTATCGACCGCGGCGTAAACTACGTCGACACGGCCTGGCCCTACCACAACGGCGAGAGCGAGCCCATCGTGGGCAGGGCTCTCAAAGACGGGTATAGGGAAAAGGTCAGCCTGGCCACCAAGCTGCCGACATGGCTCGTCGAAAAGCGGGAGGACATGGACAAATTCCTCGACGAGCAATTAAAAAAGCTTCAGACAGACCACATTGACTTTTATCTCGTCCACTCGCTAATGGGCGAAAGCTGGAAAAACATGGAATCGCTCGGCGTGAAGGACTTTTTAGACGATGCCCTCGCTGACGGCCGCATTAAGTACGCGGGCTTCTCCTTCCACGACAAATACCCGGCCTTCAAAAAGATCGTCGACGCCTACGACTGGACCTTCTGCCAGATCCAGTATAACTATATGGACGAGCATTACCAGGCCGGCCGCTCTGGCCTCCGCTATGCCGCCAAAAAGGGCATGGGCGTAGTCGTCATGGAGCCCCTCAGGGGGGGCTTACTGGCAAAGCAGGTGCCCGCGGCCATGGACATCTGGGCAAAAGCCGTGGAAAAGCGAACCCCCGCAGAATGGGGGCTTCGCTGGGTCTGGGACCACCCCGAAGTGTCGGTCGTGTTGAGCGGCATGAGCAGCATGGAGCAGGTCGAAGAGAACCTCGCTGCCGCCGAAAAAGGCCTTCCCTGGTCAATGACGAAAAAGGACCTGGCGCTCGTCGCGAAGGTCCGGAGCATGTTCCGCTCCCGCATGGCGGTCCCCTGTACCGGGTGCGGCTATTGCAGGCCCTGCCCAAATGGGGTAGATATACCTGAGTGCTTCGAGAGACTGAACATCGCATGCATGTACGAGGACATAGAGCACGCGAAAACATCCTACAAGTTCATCGGCGAGGGCAAGGCGTCGAAGTGCGAGGAATGCGGATTGTGCGAAGAGCGCTGCCCCCAGGGGATACCGATTCCGGAAAAGCTGAAAGAAGTTAAGGCGCTATTCGAAAGCTAA
- the ligD gene encoding non-homologous end-joining DNA ligase, giving the protein MTEVLHIEGHDIKVTNPDKVLFPEDGITKGELVDYYRRISGVMVPLVRGRPMTMQRFPDGIGKEGFFQKEASDYFPDWVHRATLELGKGGIQHQVVCDDAATLVYLASQAMITPHVFLSRIDKVHYPDRLIFDLDPPDNNFETVRSAAKTIREALDAEGYPVYLMTTGSRGLHVVVPLDRSADFDTVRAFARGFGEKLTKKYPDRFTIELSKEKRRGRLFLDYLRNSYGQTGVAPYGVRARSGAPVATPITWDELDDISGSQEYNIRNIMGRMDKRGDAWKYIDKDRTSIKNLDN; this is encoded by the coding sequence ATGACCGAAGTATTGCACATCGAAGGCCACGACATCAAAGTAACTAATCCGGATAAGGTATTATTCCCGGAGGACGGCATCACCAAAGGGGAGCTCGTCGACTATTACCGGCGTATCTCAGGTGTGATGGTGCCCCTGGTCCGGGGGCGGCCCATGACCATGCAGCGTTTCCCGGACGGCATCGGCAAAGAAGGCTTTTTCCAGAAAGAGGCGTCCGACTATTTCCCCGACTGGGTGCACCGCGCCACGCTCGAGCTGGGAAAGGGCGGCATCCAGCACCAGGTCGTCTGTGACGACGCCGCGACGCTCGTATACCTGGCCAGCCAGGCGATGATCACTCCCCACGTCTTTCTCAGCCGAATCGATAAAGTCCATTACCCTGACCGCCTCATCTTCGACCTCGACCCGCCCGATAATAACTTCGAGACCGTGCGGTCTGCCGCTAAGACGATCCGCGAGGCGCTCGATGCCGAAGGCTATCCCGTCTATCTCATGACCACTGGCTCCCGGGGCCTGCACGTCGTCGTGCCGCTCGACCGGAGCGCCGACTTCGATACCGTCCGGGCGTTCGCCCGGGGCTTCGGCGAGAAGCTTACTAAGAAGTATCCCGACCGCTTCACTATCGAACTCTCGAAAGAGAAGCGCCGTGGCCGCCTGTTCCTGGACTATCTGCGGAACTCGTATGGTCAGACCGGCGTGGCGCCCTACGGTGTCCGGGCCAGGAGCGGAGCGCCCGTCGCCACTCCCATAACATGGGATGAGCTTGATGATATTTCGGGTTCGCAGGAGTACAATATCCGGAATATCATGGGTAGGATGGATAAGCGAGGCGATGCCTGGAAATATATAGATAAGGATAGGACGAGCATAAAAAACCTTGATAATTAA